Part of the Paenibacillus sp. YPG26 genome, CTGCTGCCGATATGGAGAATCTTAAGATGGATGCTCATGCCTCTGTTGAGACGCTTCCATATTCCTGAGCGGGCTGACAAGCTAAGACTATGGGTGGTTCAGCTCTGGAACCGTTGGTTCACCAAGAATTAGAGGTTTTGGGGGTGAGATATTTTGCGCGTTGTATCCGGGAATGGGAACAAGAATAGTGAACCTGCTGCTGTCAAGAATGCGGGTGCCCGCAGGCGTTACAGGCTGTGGCTTGCTTTCATTGTCATCTTTATAGGATGGGCAGGGTATACGTTCATCTCCCAGGCCAGCCAGATTGGGGCGGGCTCGCGTGAACTATCCGAGAAGCAGGACTCCAAAGCTAAGAGTAACCAAGCCTTGAACCAGCTCAAAACTGAAATAGAACGTCTGAAGGATCCTGAGTACATTGGCCAGATCGCCATGAAGAAATACGGGCTTTATAGGCCTGGAGAAGTGCCAATTCGTGTACCGGCTTCCGAGGACGAGAAATAGATAAACTCATACAGGACATACGTCTGTTGACCTTGTATGACTCATTCGGTATAATCAAATCACCGAAGCCAAGATCATGATATCTTGGTGACATTTTTAAGGGAGGATCATTTTATTTTATGGCAATAGAAGTGGGCACCAAGTTAGAAGGCAAGGTGACAGGCATCACGCACTTTGGAGCATTTGTGGATCTATCAGGAGGTGTCACCGGTCTCGTACACATCTCGGAGATCGCCGATAACTACGTCAAGGATGTGAACGATCATCTTAAGATCAACGATGTGGTGACTGTTAAGGTCATTAACGTTGATAAGGACGGTAAGATCGGGCTTTCGATCAAGCAGACTGTAGATAAGCCTGTAGAAGCACCAAGACCTCCACGTGCACCAAGACCAGATCGCCCAAGTGGCGGCGGCAGAGACGGAGATCGTCCTGGTGGTGGCGGAGGCGGTTTCAACCGGGATCGCGGAGGGCGCTCATTCAAACCTCCAGTGGGCAAAGCTTCTTTTGAAGATAAAATGTCACGCTTCCTCA contains:
- a CDS encoding septum formation initiator family protein, translating into MRVVSGNGNKNSEPAAVKNAGARRRYRLWLAFIVIFIGWAGYTFISQASQIGAGSRELSEKQDSKAKSNQALNQLKTEIERLKDPEYIGQIAMKKYGLYRPGEVPIRVPASEDEK
- a CDS encoding S1 domain-containing RNA-binding protein yields the protein MAIEVGTKLEGKVTGITHFGAFVDLSGGVTGLVHISEIADNYVKDVNDHLKINDVVTVKVINVDKDGKIGLSIKQTVDKPVEAPRPPRAPRPDRPSGGGRDGDRPGGGGGGFNRDRGGRSFKPPVGKASFEDKMSRFLKDSEERISSLKKNTEGKRGGRGAKRV